AAACAGTAAATATGCAGGGGGAAGGTTTTGAAGCTTTCGTAAAAGAAGGGGATAAAGTAGCAGCCGGAGATAAGCTTATTACGTTTGATATGGACCTTGTAAACGAAAAGGCCGAAAGCACGATTACACCGATCATCATTACAAACGGCGATGCTGTCAGTGAACTGCAAAAAGAAGAGAACATTGATGTAACAAAAGGTGAAACATCGATCCTTACCATTACTGTTAAGTAAATACCATTAAAAAAACACCCTGCAATGAGGGTGTTTTTTTAATGGTGAAACTACCGGAAACTCGGATAAACATAAGGAGAATCCGGCTCATCAACTTCAGTCAGCTCGGCATTTGAAATGACCGGAAGACGGTATCCGTTGTACTCACCAGCTTCAATTGTCCCGTATGCATGAATCCAGGTGTCTTCTTCGATGTCTTTCGCTTCATCCGAGTCAATGAGTGTTCCATAAACTCCGGCGTCGGCTGTACAGCAGGTCATGGAAAAACGGGCTGCCACCAGCTGATTGTCATCAAAGTCAGGCTCACGGTAAGCAAAGCCGATCATTTCAATTTCCTTGCCGATGAATTTCTCTAAATGAACGTCCATAACTGTCATAATATCCAGGTAGTTCTCTTCTGTCACCGTGATCACATCTTCATGTTCAAGACGCTCTGCCAGCTCCACATAATACTGATCGAAGCCCTCCTGATCATAAAAATCTTCTATAGTATAATGTTCGTCAAGTTCATCGGTGTTTTCACCATCATCCTGACTGCCTTCCTCCAACTCTTCCATATAGGCATCAGGATCTTCAAGATAAGCTTCGGCCCGGCTCGGCTCACCTGATTCTTCTGCTTGATCAGAAGGGGGGGAAGCAGCTGAAACGGCAGGTGAATTCCCGCTTCCCAGAGTCATACCGCGGTTTTGAGCAGCAGAGCTGTCCAAGCTTCTGTCCGGAAGAACAAAACCAAGGAGAACAGGAAGGATAAAGACACTGTAAATAGCCAGTTTTACAAAAGGCGGACCTGGAATTTTATGGTCGTGCCCGCAACTGCAGGAAGCCCCATGCTCGTGATCGTGCTCTTTACGGGTACTTCGGAAAATTTGTATTGTACCAAGGAGAAAGAACGTCACAAGGGCAAAATAAACAAAGGGCATCATCTTGGGTGCAATATAATAAATGATGTTGCCGCTTATTGTAAGCCAGAGCATAAGCAGCGCAAAGCCGATTAAAATAATACCCTGGATGAAAGCATGAAATGAAGCATCATATTGTTTCATTAAATCTGAACCTCCACTTTACATATTAAAACCATTGATACCAGTTTGGCAGAATAAACTGATTTAGAAGAATAATGGCAGCAAATACTACGATCGTCACAATGATCATAAAGGCAATAACGAACTTCGCCCGGAAATAAGCGAACAGCATAAAGGTATTTTTTAAATCAAGCATCGGGCCATAAACCAGGAACCCGATTAGAGAGGCTGTGGTGAAGTTTTGACCGAATGAAGCAGCTACAAATGCGTCCGCTTCTGAACACAAGGATAAAAGATAGGCAAATCCCATCATGACAAGTACTGAAGAGTACTCGTTTGCACCGATTGTCTGCAGAACCTGGCGGTCAAGAAAGGTCTGAAACAAGGCTGCGATAAGTGCTCCGAGAATTAAGTATTTTCCCATCAGGAAAAACTCATCCACAGCATGATAAACGGTTTCTTTCACTCTGTTCATGAAACTCGGTTTCCCAGAATGATGGTTATGTACCACAGGTGAGTGGTCTTCCTGTTTCTTTGCACGAAGCTGGTAACTGTTGCGGAACAGCATGTAGAGAATCGCACCGATAATAATGGATAGAACAAATGCCAGGGACATTCTCGAAAGAAGTACCGGATGTGTCCAGTCTGATCCAAATGCAAAAAAGGTTGAAGCAAAAACGATCGGGTTCAAAATCGGTGCAGCAACAAGGAAAACGACGCCTACGTGAAGAGGCATTCCTTTTTTAACCAGTCTTGCCACAACCGGAACGATTGCACATTCACAAAGAGGGAAGATGGCGCCGAGAACAGCTGCCGGAAATAAAGCCCCCAGAGCATTTTTAGGAAGGTAACGCTTAATGGTTTCTTCTGATACATAAATCTGTATAAGGGCAGAAACGAAAACACCGAGTAAGATAAATGGGATTGCTTCTAAAACAATACTTAGAAAGATGGTATTTACATTGACCCACGCAGCCGGCAGATCTTGAATATACTGTGTATTACTGAGGCGGTCACTAAAGAGAAAGAGGAATAAAAAGAGAAGCAAAAGCCCCATTCCAATTAAATCCTTTCCCCAGGACCTTACCTGTTTTGGTTCCATATCCGACTCTCCTGTTCGATTATATGACTGGTAAAACAAATTATGAGAATAGTAAAACCAACACTGAGAATTATTCTAGCAGAGCCCTGTATGAAGGTAAATGGCTCTATTTAATTTTAATAGAAAAGAAACAAAGAGAGGGCGGCTCATAAGGTTGCATTCTACCTCATGAGTCACCCTCAGAATACGTTTTATTTTTATTCTACATCCATAACGGTTCCCGGATCCAACATGAAAAAGACAAGTGCTGCTACTACGAAACAATATACTGCAAAGTAAACCAGCTTGCTTCGTTTAATAAATTCGATCAGCCAAACAATGCCGATCCAGGAAAAAATGAACGTTATCACAAAGGATACGATAAGGGGCATGACCCCGATCTGATTAATAAAGCCCGTGGAAAGTTCGTCAAGGGCGAGAACACTTGAACCGAGAATTACAGGTATCGCCAATAAAAAGGAGTAACGGACAGCTGTTTCCCGTTTTAAACCAAGAAGCAAAGAGACTACTAAAGTCGATCCTGATCTGGATATACCCGGGATAACGGCAAGGGTTTGTCCGAGACCGACAATGATAGAATCGAGGAATGTCATATCCTTCTCAGAGCGGTTTCCGTATTTATGAAACCGTTCAATAAAGATCAGTGCAAAGCCCGTAACAGTCAGGGCGCCTGCAATAAAGGCGGGTGTTTTAATAGAATCGGCAACGAAATCAGAGAGAAAATATCCAAATCCCCCTGTAATAAATGTGGCAATGATAATATAAAGACCGAAGAAAAACGAAACGCGATTCTCTTCAGAGCGGTTACTCAGATAGCCGAAAAACCCTGTAATTACATTCCAAAGGTCTTTTCTGAAAAAAAGAATAACAGCCAGCACAGATGCAATGTGCAAGTAGATCTCAAATGCAAGCCCCGGGAATGTGTATCCGAACACAAGCTGGGTAATAACAATGTGTGCGGTGCTGGAAACAGGCAGAAATTCAGTAATTCCTTGAACAATACCGAAAATAATAGCTTCAACAATAGACATACAAGACTTCCCTCCATGAGTAAGTAAACACTGTTATTTATTCTAGCAGAAACCTGAGGTGTTGA
This DNA window, taken from Alteribacter keqinensis, encodes the following:
- a CDS encoding TIGR03943 family putative permease subunit, which encodes MKQYDASFHAFIQGIILIGFALLMLWLTISGNIIYYIAPKMMPFVYFALVTFFLLGTIQIFRSTRKEHDHEHGASCSCGHDHKIPGPPFVKLAIYSVFILPVLLGFVLPDRSLDSSAAQNRGMTLGSGNSPAVSAASPPSDQAEESGEPSRAEAYLEDPDAYMEELEEGSQDDGENTDELDEHYTIEDFYDQEGFDQYYVELAERLEHEDVITVTEENYLDIMTVMDVHLEKFIGKEIEMIGFAYREPDFDDNQLVAARFSMTCCTADAGVYGTLIDSDEAKDIEEDTWIHAYGTIEAGEYNGYRLPVISNAELTEVDEPDSPYVYPSFR
- a CDS encoding permease codes for the protein MEPKQVRSWGKDLIGMGLLLLFLFLFLFSDRLSNTQYIQDLPAAWVNVNTIFLSIVLEAIPFILLGVFVSALIQIYVSEETIKRYLPKNALGALFPAAVLGAIFPLCECAIVPVVARLVKKGMPLHVGVVFLVAAPILNPIVFASTFFAFGSDWTHPVLLSRMSLAFVLSIIIGAILYMLFRNSYQLRAKKQEDHSPVVHNHHSGKPSFMNRVKETVYHAVDEFFLMGKYLILGALIAALFQTFLDRQVLQTIGANEYSSVLVMMGFAYLLSLCSEADAFVAASFGQNFTTASLIGFLVYGPMLDLKNTFMLFAYFRAKFVIAFMIIVTIVVFAAIILLNQFILPNWYQWF
- a CDS encoding undecaprenyl-diphosphate phosphatase, encoding MSIVEAIIFGIVQGITEFLPVSSTAHIVITQLVFGYTFPGLAFEIYLHIASVLAVILFFRKDLWNVITGFFGYLSNRSEENRVSFFFGLYIIIATFITGGFGYFLSDFVADSIKTPAFIAGALTVTGFALIFIERFHKYGNRSEKDMTFLDSIIVGLGQTLAVIPGISRSGSTLVVSLLLGLKRETAVRYSFLLAIPVILGSSVLALDELSTGFINQIGVMPLIVSFVITFIFSWIGIVWLIEFIKRSKLVYFAVYCFVVAALVFFMLDPGTVMDVE